A stretch of Candidatus Zixiibacteriota bacterium DNA encodes these proteins:
- a CDS encoding HIT domain-containing protein — MTKHMFAPWRGDFIRGPKAKGCIFCRMLAEKKDRANLILHRGERCFIVFNRYPYTSGHLMIVPNRHVGNLEKLDAATLHEMMDLSQYMVASLKHEFAPRGFNLGMNLGRSAGAGVAGHLHLHIVPRWAGDSNFMATTGDVRVISLSLESVYELLKKYFPRRR; from the coding sequence ATGACCAAGCATATGTTCGCGCCATGGCGGGGGGATTTCATTCGCGGTCCCAAGGCCAAAGGCTGCATCTTTTGCAGGATGTTGGCCGAGAAGAAAGACCGCGCCAACCTGATCCTCCATCGCGGCGAGCGTTGCTTCATCGTCTTCAACCGTTACCCTTACACTTCCGGCCACCTGATGATCGTGCCCAACCGCCATGTCGGCAATTTAGAGAAGCTCGACGCGGCGACGCTGCACGAAATGATGGATTTGTCGCAGTACATGGTGGCCAGTCTGAAGCACGAATTTGCGCCGCGCGGCTTCAATCTCGGTATGAATCTCGGCCGCTCGGCCGGCGCCGGCGTGGCCGGACACCTCCATCTCCACATCGTTCCCCGCTGGGCGGGCGACTCCAATTTCATGGCGACGACCGGCGACGTGCGGGTGATCTCGCTGTCGCTGGAGTCGGTCTATGAGCTGTTGAAGAAATATTTCCCGCGCCGCCGATGA